A part of Roseitalea porphyridii genomic DNA contains:
- a CDS encoding ABC transporter ATP-binding protein encodes MKSLGNVRRSFAPWADGNAKPYIAFDNVTKRFGDFTAVDDLTLHVYEREFFSLLGPSGCGKTTLLRMLAGFEEPTSGDIHLDGQPLKGVPPHKRPVNMMFQSYALFPHLSVADNVAFGLKQEGMEKGAIAERVNQMLKLVKLEQFAKRKPHQLSGGQRQRVALARSVAKRPKLLLLDEPLGALDKKLREETQFELMDLQVELGLTFMIVTHDQEEAMTMSDRIAVMDAGIIVQVGTPAEIYEAPATRYVADFIGNVNMFEGRVTARQGSLADLDAEDGFTIRTNAADGFRAGDHGWFAIRPEKVDVTRGRPEHEHNAVEGEVWDIAYLGGITVFNVRLDSGKVVKATVLNSERTVEDPIGYEERVWLSFEPDCGLLLAR; translated from the coding sequence ATGAAGTCGCTGGGCAATGTGCGGCGCTCGTTTGCGCCCTGGGCCGACGGCAACGCAAAGCCCTACATCGCCTTCGACAACGTCACCAAGCGCTTCGGCGATTTCACCGCCGTCGACGATCTGACGCTGCACGTCTACGAGCGCGAATTCTTCTCGCTTCTGGGCCCTTCGGGCTGCGGCAAGACCACGCTTCTGCGGATGCTGGCCGGCTTCGAGGAGCCGACCTCGGGCGACATCCATCTGGACGGCCAGCCGCTCAAGGGCGTGCCGCCGCACAAGCGCCCGGTCAACATGATGTTCCAGTCCTATGCGCTGTTTCCGCACCTGTCGGTGGCCGACAACGTCGCCTTCGGGCTGAAGCAGGAGGGCATGGAAAAGGGCGCGATCGCCGAGCGCGTCAACCAGATGCTCAAGCTGGTCAAGCTCGAACAGTTCGCAAAGCGCAAGCCGCACCAGCTCTCCGGCGGCCAGCGCCAGCGCGTCGCGCTCGCCCGCTCGGTCGCAAAACGGCCGAAGCTGCTGCTGCTCGACGAGCCGCTCGGCGCGCTCGACAAGAAGCTGCGCGAGGAAACCCAGTTCGAGCTGATGGACCTGCAGGTGGAACTGGGCCTGACCTTCATGATCGTCACGCACGACCAGGAAGAGGCGATGACCATGTCCGACCGGATCGCGGTGATGGATGCGGGCATCATCGTGCAGGTCGGAACGCCGGCGGAGATCTACGAGGCGCCGGCGACCCGCTATGTGGCCGACTTCATCGGCAATGTGAACATGTTCGAGGGCCGCGTGACGGCCCGTCAGGGCAGCCTTGCCGATCTGGATGCCGAGGACGGTTTCACCATCCGCACCAACGCGGCCGACGGCTTCAGGGCGGGCGATCATGGCTGGTTCGCGATCCGACCCGAAAAGGTCGACGTCACCCGCGGCCGGCCCGAACACGAGCACAACGCCGTCGAGGGCGAAGTGTGGGACATCGCCTATCTGGGCGGCATCACCGTGTTCAACGTCCGGCTGGATTCGGGCAAGGTCGTCAAGGCGACCGTGCTCAATTCCGAGCGCACGGTCGAGGATCCGATCGGCTACGAGGAACGGGTCTGGCTGTCGTTCGAGCCCGATTGCGGCCTCTTGCTGGCGCGGTGA
- a CDS encoding polyamine ABC transporter substrate-binding protein, whose protein sequence is MRISTLLVSTAVLALAAAGTASAQDRVVKIFNWSDYIDESILEEFTAETGIEVVYDVFDSNEILETRLLAGSTGYDIVVPTGTFMANQIKAGVFQPLDKEALPNLENMDPAIMERLELYDPGNDYAINYMWGTTGIGINVDMVRERLGEDADLNSWDLVFDPETAGKLEDCGIFHLNAPAEMIPAALNHAGMDPDARDADSLAKAAEVYEPIRPFVRKFHSSEYINALANGDICLAVGWSGDVLQARDRAAEADSGVTVDYIIPKEGALMWFDNMAIPADAENVAEAHEFLNYLMRPEVMAKASNYVYYANGNEAAKEFLIDDVINDPAIYPDEETLSRLYTVTPYSQREQRNVTRTWTRITTGQ, encoded by the coding sequence ATGCGCATTTCGACCCTTCTCGTCTCGACGGCCGTTCTGGCCCTTGCCGCCGCCGGCACCGCCAGCGCGCAGGACCGCGTCGTCAAGATTTTCAACTGGTCCGACTATATCGACGAATCCATCCTCGAGGAGTTCACCGCCGAGACCGGCATCGAGGTGGTCTACGACGTGTTCGATTCCAACGAGATCCTGGAGACCCGGCTGCTGGCCGGTTCGACCGGCTACGACATCGTCGTGCCGACCGGCACCTTCATGGCCAACCAGATCAAGGCCGGCGTGTTCCAGCCGCTCGACAAGGAGGCGCTGCCGAACCTGGAAAACATGGACCCGGCGATCATGGAACGGCTCGAACTCTACGATCCGGGCAACGACTACGCGATCAACTACATGTGGGGCACGACCGGCATCGGCATCAATGTCGACATGGTGCGCGAGCGCCTGGGCGAGGATGCCGACCTCAATTCCTGGGACCTGGTGTTCGATCCGGAGACGGCCGGCAAGCTCGAGGATTGCGGCATCTTCCATCTGAACGCACCGGCCGAGATGATCCCCGCCGCGCTCAACCATGCCGGCATGGATCCGGACGCGCGCGACGCCGACAGCCTCGCCAAGGCCGCCGAGGTGTACGAGCCGATCCGCCCGTTCGTGCGCAAGTTCCACTCGTCCGAATACATCAACGCGCTCGCCAACGGTGACATCTGCCTGGCCGTCGGCTGGTCGGGCGACGTGCTGCAGGCCCGAGACCGTGCCGCCGAGGCCGATTCCGGCGTCACCGTCGACTACATCATCCCCAAGGAAGGCGCGCTGATGTGGTTCGACAACATGGCGATCCCGGCCGACGCCGAGAACGTCGCCGAGGCGCACGAATTCCTCAACTATCTGATGCGGCCCGAGGTGATGGCCAAGGCGTCGAACTATGTCTACTACGCCAACGGCAACGAGGCCGCGAAGGAATTCCTGATCGACGACGTGATCAACGATCCGGCGATCTATCCGGACGAGGAAACGCTGTCGCGCCTTTACACGGTCACGCCCTACAGCCAGCGCGAGCAGCGCAACGTGACGCGAACCTGGACACGGATCACCACGGGCCAGTAG
- a CDS encoding glutamine synthetase family protein, whose product MTALTPVAAAETDVPDAGARTADRAEYDAFIAAHADVEAVEFLIVDPNGVLRGKWAPADSLKRAFKEGVNFPMSIHGLDVWGREVAETGLHIESGDLDGYFRAVADSLTIVPWAKRKTAQVLLRGFTPDGEPLRYDCRNALGRITKALGKRGLHPVVAFEVEFYLLAPQPAGSDTMPEPVGTALGPDRQRMYGLDDLAEFGPLFEDIRAAAQIQNVPIDTIVKEAAPGQFEVNLQHRRDPLRAADDVIMLRRIITGCARNHGLQATFMAKPFIEYAGNGMHVHASMTDEAGRNVFAGEEGERRLGGAIAELIRTMPQGLLLFINTWNGFRRIQPGSYAPTRAVWARNNRSVALRIPASTDENRRIEHRIAGADANPYILLCAILQAMMDGLDKCEAPPPPVTGNAYDATIGEQLPDDMDEALQLTSAGQFCERALGPELAKIYRDLKRAEILAFWHEITPLERSTYL is encoded by the coding sequence ATGACCGCGCTGACCCCCGTTGCCGCTGCTGAGACCGATGTACCGGATGCCGGGGCACGCACGGCCGACCGGGCCGAATATGACGCCTTCATCGCGGCGCATGCCGACGTCGAGGCGGTCGAGTTCCTGATCGTCGATCCGAACGGTGTCCTGCGCGGCAAGTGGGCGCCGGCGGACTCGCTGAAAAGGGCGTTCAAGGAAGGCGTCAACTTTCCCATGTCGATCCACGGGCTCGACGTGTGGGGCCGCGAGGTCGCCGAGACGGGCCTGCACATCGAAAGCGGCGATCTGGACGGCTATTTCCGGGCCGTCGCGGATTCCCTGACGATCGTGCCGTGGGCCAAGCGCAAGACGGCCCAGGTGCTGCTGCGCGGCTTTACCCCCGACGGCGAACCGCTGCGCTATGACTGCCGCAACGCGCTGGGGCGGATCACCAAGGCGCTGGGCAAACGCGGGCTTCACCCCGTCGTCGCCTTCGAGGTCGAATTCTATCTTCTGGCGCCGCAGCCGGCCGGCAGCGACACGATGCCCGAGCCGGTCGGCACGGCGCTCGGTCCTGACCGGCAGCGCATGTACGGTCTCGACGATCTGGCCGAGTTCGGCCCGCTGTTCGAGGACATAAGGGCCGCCGCGCAGATCCAGAACGTGCCGATCGACACGATCGTCAAGGAGGCGGCTCCGGGCCAGTTCGAGGTCAATCTCCAGCACCGGCGCGACCCGCTGCGCGCCGCCGACGACGTGATCATGCTGCGGCGGATCATCACCGGCTGCGCCCGCAATCACGGGCTGCAGGCGACGTTCATGGCCAAGCCCTTCATCGAATATGCCGGCAACGGCATGCATGTGCACGCCTCGATGACCGACGAGGCGGGACGGAACGTCTTCGCCGGCGAGGAGGGCGAAAGGCGGCTCGGCGGCGCGATCGCCGAACTGATCCGGACCATGCCGCAGGGCCTGCTCCTGTTCATCAACACCTGGAACGGGTTCCGGCGGATCCAGCCGGGCTCGTACGCGCCCACGCGCGCCGTCTGGGCGCGCAACAACCGCTCGGTGGCGCTGCGCATTCCCGCCTCGACCGACGAGAACCGGCGCATCGAGCACCGCATCGCCGGCGCCGACGCCAACCCGTACATCCTGCTCTGCGCGATCCTGCAGGCGATGATGGACGGGCTCGACAAATGCGAGGCGCCGCCGCCGCCCGTCACCGGCAACGCCTATGACGCGACGATTGGCGAGCAGCTTCCCGACGACATGGACGAGGCGCTGCAACTGACGTCGGCGGGCCAGTTCTGCGAGCGGGCGCTGGGGCCGGAACTTGCCAAGATCTACCGCGATCTGAAACGGGCGGAGATCCTGGCGTTCTGGCACGAGATCACCCCGCTCGAACGGTCGACCTATCTCTGA
- a CDS encoding LysR family transcriptional regulator produces MNEPNWDDLRIFLRVCEGGGLTGAAASTGLSPATIGRRVTALEQCIGRTLFERSQAGYRLTADGRTLRDKARAVEAGMRPIADWSRTSGEKPGVRVSAGTWTANFLADHFTALWSPADAFHICFKTTEARLDLAHREAEIGLRNAPPETGNLAVRKLADVAFAPYRAAHLPGDAALDWVAIGRDEALTASARWVLDQADAPVAAWANTPRTLADLVAAGAGRGVLPCFAGDRDRRLVRAGPVIAGMAHAQYMITHGDDRHRPEVRTLIGRIAALIERNADLYRGERFVEAA; encoded by the coding sequence ATGAATGAACCGAACTGGGATGATCTGCGCATCTTCCTGCGCGTGTGCGAAGGCGGCGGGCTGACCGGGGCGGCCGCGTCCACCGGGCTGAGCCCCGCCACGATCGGCCGGCGCGTCACCGCGCTCGAACAGTGCATCGGCCGCACCCTGTTCGAGCGTTCGCAGGCCGGCTATCGGCTGACCGCCGACGGGCGCACGCTGCGCGACAAGGCGCGGGCGGTGGAAGCGGGCATGCGGCCGATCGCCGACTGGTCGCGCACCAGCGGTGAAAAGCCCGGCGTGCGCGTTTCCGCCGGCACATGGACGGCCAACTTTCTGGCCGACCACTTCACCGCGCTGTGGTCGCCGGCCGATGCGTTCCACATCTGCTTCAAGACCACCGAGGCGCGGCTCGACCTGGCCCATCGCGAGGCCGAGATCGGCCTGCGCAACGCGCCGCCCGAGACCGGCAATCTGGCCGTGCGCAAGCTGGCCGATGTCGCCTTTGCGCCCTACCGGGCCGCGCATCTGCCCGGCGACGCGGCGCTCGACTGGGTGGCGATCGGCCGCGACGAGGCGCTGACGGCTTCCGCGCGCTGGGTGCTCGACCAGGCCGATGCGCCCGTCGCGGCCTGGGCGAACACGCCGCGCACGCTGGCCGATCTGGTCGCCGCCGGCGCGGGCCGGGGCGTGTTGCCCTGTTTCGCCGGCGACCGCGACCGCCGCCTTGTCCGTGCCGGTCCGGTGATCGCCGGGATGGCCCATGCGCAATACATGATCACCCATGGCGACGACCGGCATCGCCCGGAGGTGCGCACGCTGATCGGCCGGATCGCCGCGCTGATCGAACGAAACGCCGATCTCTATCGCGGCGAACGCTTTGTCGAAGCCGCCTGA
- a CDS encoding helix-turn-helix domain-containing protein, with product MAEQKIFAGARIRRIRTQRELTQTAMAADLGISPSYLNLIERNQRPLTVQLLLKLASVYKVDVNELQGGGEQLLPQLKEMFSDPLLAGELPGDQELIEISEGAPNVASALVKLYRAFRESQERLSDLSDMLAREGHETRIASTRLPADEVRDTLEKRPNHFARLEEEAESFIKLLSPGDDLAGALKDWLRADHGIAVKVLPVDAMPNWKRRYDRHSNRLFVSERLSPSDQKREIAMEAALIRMQVAITAEIEDLKLSSAEAQRIARFEMARYAAHALMMPYERFLQVATRARYDIDVLKSRFGVSFEQAANRLTMLQRRGAAGIPFFMAEIDQAGNRFRRAGARGYPQARFGGSCPKLPVHEAFNTPGHILVEAVRMPDDVEFLVIARTLEGPQGAFHERPRRTAILLGCEIAHRNDVVYGAALRVGADEDGRVQAIPVGPACRVCERAGCLARAEPPITRPLGLDDMTTGLSAFDFV from the coding sequence GTGGCCGAACAGAAGATCTTCGCCGGCGCCCGGATCCGGCGCATCCGCACCCAGCGCGAACTCACCCAGACGGCGATGGCCGCCGATCTGGGCATCTCGCCGAGCTATCTGAACCTGATCGAGCGCAACCAGCGCCCGCTGACCGTGCAGCTGCTGCTCAAGCTGGCCTCGGTCTACAAGGTCGACGTCAACGAGTTGCAGGGCGGCGGCGAACAGTTGCTGCCGCAGCTCAAGGAGATGTTCTCGGACCCGCTGCTGGCCGGCGAACTGCCCGGCGACCAGGAGCTGATCGAGATTTCAGAGGGCGCGCCGAACGTCGCCAGCGCGCTGGTCAAGCTGTACCGGGCGTTCCGCGAGAGCCAGGAGCGGCTGAGCGATCTGTCGGACATGCTCGCCCGCGAGGGCCACGAGACGCGCATCGCCTCGACGCGCCTGCCGGCGGACGAGGTGCGCGACACGCTGGAAAAGCGGCCCAACCATTTCGCCCGGCTGGAGGAGGAGGCCGAGAGCTTCATCAAGCTGTTGTCGCCGGGGGACGATCTGGCCGGCGCGCTGAAGGACTGGCTGCGCGCCGATCACGGCATCGCGGTCAAGGTGTTGCCGGTCGACGCGATGCCGAACTGGAAGCGGCGCTACGACCGGCATTCGAACCGGCTGTTCGTCTCCGAGCGGCTGTCGCCGTCCGACCAAAAGCGCGAGATCGCCATGGAGGCGGCGCTGATCCGCATGCAGGTGGCGATCACCGCCGAGATCGAGGATCTCAAGCTTTCGTCGGCCGAGGCGCAGCGCATCGCCCGGTTCGAGATGGCGCGCTATGCGGCGCACGCGCTGATGATGCCCTATGAGCGCTTTTTGCAGGTGGCGACGCGCGCGCGCTACGACATCGACGTGCTGAAATCGCGCTTCGGCGTGTCGTTCGAGCAGGCGGCCAACCGGCTGACCATGCTGCAGCGGCGCGGCGCGGCGGGCATTCCCTTCTTCATGGCCGAGATCGACCAGGCCGGAAACCGCTTCCGCCGGGCCGGCGCGCGCGGCTACCCGCAGGCGCGGTTTGGCGGCTCGTGCCCGAAACTGCCGGTGCACGAGGCGTTCAACACGCCCGGCCACATCCTGGTGGAAGCGGTGCGCATGCCCGACGATGTCGAGTTCCTGGTCATCGCGCGCACGCTGGAAGGCCCGCAGGGCGCGTTCCACGAGCGGCCGCGGCGCACCGCGATCCTGCTGGGCTGCGAGATCGCCCACCGCAACGATGTGGTCTATGGCGCCGCGCTGCGGGTGGGCGCGGACGAGGACGGGCGCGTGCAGGCGATCCCGGTCGGACCGGCCTGCCGGGTGTGCGAGCGCGCCGGGTGCCTGGCCCGCGCCGAGCCGCCGATCACCCGGCCGCTCGGGCTCGACGACATGACGACGGGCCTGAGCGCATTCGACTTCGTCTGA
- a CDS encoding SMc00767 family acetate metabolism repressor encodes MSSHERPKTHVKERAEEQSSTMGADQQAAIRMLANDLHRLNQSVMKAVEAGVSVELVRSARHHGGDGNWGDLLIPVIVTQGK; translated from the coding sequence ATGTCCAGCCACGAACGTCCCAAGACCCATGTCAAGGAGCGCGCCGAAGAGCAGTCCTCGACCATGGGCGCCGACCAGCAGGCCGCCATCCGCATGCTGGCCAACGACCTGCACCGGCTCAACCAGTCGGTGATGAAGGCGGTCGAGGCGGGCGTGTCGGTGGAACTGGTGCGCTCGGCCCGCCACCATGGCGGCGACGGCAACTGGGGCGACCTTTTGATCCCGGTGATCGTCACCCAGGGCAAGTAG
- a CDS encoding XRE family transcriptional regulator — protein sequence MVFNGITLNEKEVRDARARISRLSEALSSEHALEPIVAGLPPEVVSQVSRMMKAERNRLTQAVEAYEQAKDTKRPTALKALVNHDLGLMLIVARIANGFSQKDLAWRLGVKEQQVQRWEAERYAQISLKNYHRVAALLGVRPWADISDQPEFRGLDKVIDGVSKAEIKKILRHGRDNGWFAEDFNEGELRRYIAENRIDFGSPGLLRTGLNVVDHSEDVMLHAWRARVTARAREAFSGVEEDYEPLELNWMPELVRLSREADGPLRAMTMLANHGIVLIVEPQVPGLKIDGAAFVVDGRPVIGMTLRTDTVDNFWFTLMHELAHVTLHYSTGLAVGFYDQTDQGTSVDEQEEEANRFASNLLIPEERWRRSMARIAKSATVIERFANELSIHPAIVFGRVRKERDDWSLFADKIGRNAVRKLFVGDAQKGKSDVPVLPSRQG from the coding sequence ATGGTTTTCAACGGAATCACACTCAACGAGAAGGAGGTGCGAGATGCGCGCGCCCGCATTTCTCGTCTCTCCGAGGCACTTAGCTCGGAGCACGCGCTGGAGCCGATTGTGGCAGGCCTACCGCCCGAGGTGGTTTCTCAAGTCTCGCGCATGATGAAGGCCGAGCGCAACCGCCTGACCCAAGCGGTCGAGGCCTACGAACAGGCCAAGGATACCAAACGGCCGACCGCGCTTAAAGCACTGGTTAACCACGACCTTGGCCTAATGCTTATTGTGGCTCGGATCGCCAATGGCTTCTCTCAAAAGGACCTGGCGTGGCGCCTTGGGGTGAAGGAGCAGCAGGTTCAGCGTTGGGAGGCCGAGCGCTATGCGCAAATCAGCCTCAAGAACTACCATCGGGTGGCGGCTCTGCTCGGAGTCCGGCCTTGGGCTGACATTTCCGACCAACCGGAGTTCCGCGGTCTGGACAAGGTCATTGACGGCGTGTCGAAGGCCGAGATCAAGAAGATCCTGAGGCACGGGCGCGATAATGGGTGGTTTGCCGAGGACTTCAATGAGGGAGAGCTTCGCCGCTATATCGCCGAGAACAGAATCGACTTCGGCAGCCCCGGCCTTCTCCGCACCGGCCTGAATGTTGTGGACCATTCCGAAGATGTCATGCTCCACGCTTGGCGCGCTAGGGTGACTGCCAGGGCGCGGGAAGCTTTTTCGGGCGTCGAAGAAGACTATGAACCGCTCGAACTCAACTGGATGCCAGAACTGGTTCGTCTGAGCCGCGAAGCCGACGGGCCGCTGAGGGCGATGACAATGCTCGCCAATCACGGCATCGTCCTTATCGTGGAGCCGCAGGTTCCAGGCCTCAAGATCGACGGCGCGGCGTTCGTCGTGGACGGAAGGCCGGTCATCGGAATGACCTTGCGGACGGACACTGTGGACAACTTCTGGTTCACGTTGATGCACGAACTCGCCCACGTCACACTTCACTATTCCACCGGTCTGGCCGTGGGCTTCTATGATCAGACGGACCAAGGGACATCGGTTGATGAGCAGGAAGAGGAAGCAAACCGCTTCGCCTCCAACTTGCTCATACCGGAAGAGCGCTGGCGGCGTTCGATGGCCCGTATCGCGAAGTCGGCTACGGTGATCGAGCGCTTCGCCAACGAGCTAAGTATCCATCCGGCGATCGTGTTTGGGCGGGTACGCAAGGAACGGGACGATTGGTCTTTGTTCGCAGACAAGATTGGGAGGAACGCCGTGAGAAAGCTCTTTGTAGGCGATGCCCAGAAAGGAAAGAGTGATGTTCCTGTACTACCCAGCCGTCAGGGCTAA
- a CDS encoding beta family protein produces MFLYYPAVRAKPGEFAACGRLPPRYQRYVCPRFVVPPPTEADPEKGRVPTLDEIAYMMGDRLGKSWPHRRAFLDPQFAAEALGDEGVTTLFRIATRANSRLLPVLTISDLSNPARRALIRDGDVRAGIYMDFEQVDPAALVETVGEAGLRPAQCILFVDFTGAPLGVDFATNIGGIFDQLGGVAQWNKIVYQASAYPEKLPVGANERTLIARAEWTTFQAALEETGVQPDRLAYGDFGADCGRMVFPNGKGGGRPRPHLRYTGKTHTLVVRGSDSGAFTPTMREVCKQIIESEHYCGRRFSYADDRIWRNAKGMTDTCGDATGWRELNTAHHLVRVVRDLGAMSGIEFEDDALAEYSEQDSLF; encoded by the coding sequence ATGTTCCTGTACTACCCAGCCGTCAGGGCTAAGCCGGGCGAATTTGCGGCCTGCGGCAGGCTGCCACCTCGCTATCAGCGGTACGTCTGCCCTCGCTTCGTGGTGCCACCTCCCACCGAGGCTGACCCCGAAAAAGGGCGCGTGCCCACACTGGACGAGATCGCCTACATGATGGGGGATCGCCTCGGTAAGAGCTGGCCCCACCGGCGCGCGTTCCTTGATCCGCAGTTTGCGGCGGAGGCCTTGGGTGACGAGGGGGTGACGACGCTCTTCCGGATTGCTACTCGGGCCAACTCCCGCCTGCTTCCCGTCCTAACCATTTCCGATTTGTCCAATCCGGCACGACGGGCACTCATTCGGGATGGCGATGTAAGGGCGGGTATCTACATGGACTTCGAACAAGTCGATCCCGCCGCACTGGTTGAGACAGTGGGAGAGGCGGGTCTCCGACCCGCGCAGTGTATTCTCTTCGTAGACTTCACTGGCGCGCCCCTTGGCGTAGACTTCGCGACAAACATCGGTGGGATCTTTGATCAACTGGGCGGCGTGGCGCAGTGGAACAAGATCGTCTACCAGGCCTCGGCGTACCCGGAAAAGCTACCGGTCGGCGCCAACGAGCGGACGTTGATCGCCAGGGCGGAGTGGACCACTTTCCAAGCCGCACTAGAGGAGACTGGCGTGCAGCCGGATCGACTGGCCTACGGAGATTTCGGTGCGGATTGCGGGCGAATGGTGTTCCCAAACGGCAAGGGCGGCGGACGGCCGAGGCCTCACCTGCGCTACACCGGAAAGACGCACACACTGGTAGTGAGGGGCAGCGACTCCGGGGCATTCACGCCAACCATGCGTGAGGTCTGCAAGCAGATCATAGAGAGCGAGCACTACTGCGGCCGCCGCTTCTCCTATGCGGACGATCGCATCTGGCGCAATGCGAAGGGTATGACCGACACTTGCGGAGACGCCACAGGCTGGCGGGAGCTAAATACTGCGCACCACCTCGTAAGGGTCGTGCGGGACCTTGGCGCAATGTCGGGAATTGAGTTTGAGGACGACGCCCTTGCGGAGTACTCGGAGCAGGACAGCTTGTTCTAG
- a CDS encoding SLC13 family permease, which translates to MTGDQILLFALFGVLFAFLVWGRVRYDLVAFTALLIAVFAGHVEPDAAFAGFGHPAVVIIALVLIVSRGLVNSGAVELIARFVVAPDRPVPVHISVMAVVGAALSAVINNVAALALLMTLDMDVARKAKRAVSMTLMPLSFATILGGMITLIGTPPNIVIAQYRQDALGAPFSMFDFAPVGLVVASVGIVFVALIGWRLIPGREGGPSLEDDAGLYLAEARVRDGSRAIGQMVRDLYPEAADKDVQIIGLVRNHKRLPGFSRTEEIRKGDFLVLEGDPKSIEAFMGAAELDFSGSEKHQGGLRGANLTLIEAIVPDTARIVNRSAMDVRLLYRHGVTLLGVSRGGRRFRDRVRKLAIRPGDVLLLLGPDDRMEQVAQWLGVYPLADRKTAVIQRRKAAAAIAAFGIAIALAVLGVTSLAVALGACVVAYVALGLLGGEEFYATIEWKVIVLLASLIPLSATLEASGGTELIANAIVDGTDGWPAWAILLVLMVVTMTMSDFLNNVATALIAAPIGVSVAQSLGASPDPFLMGVAVAASCAFLTPIGHKNNTIIMGPGGYQFGDYWRMGLALEVIVIAVSVPMILWVWPL; encoded by the coding sequence ATGACCGGTGACCAGATCTTACTGTTCGCGCTGTTCGGCGTTCTGTTCGCCTTCCTGGTCTGGGGGCGGGTGCGCTACGATCTGGTCGCCTTCACCGCGCTGCTGATCGCCGTCTTTGCCGGCCATGTCGAACCGGACGCCGCGTTCGCCGGCTTCGGCCATCCCGCCGTCGTCATCATCGCGCTGGTGCTGATCGTCTCGCGGGGGCTGGTCAATTCCGGCGCGGTCGAACTGATCGCCCGGTTCGTCGTCGCGCCCGACCGGCCGGTGCCGGTGCACATCTCGGTGATGGCCGTGGTCGGCGCGGCGTTGTCGGCGGTGATCAACAATGTCGCCGCGCTCGCGCTTTTGATGACGCTCGACATGGACGTCGCCAGGAAGGCCAAGCGCGCCGTCTCGATGACGCTGATGCCGCTGTCGTTCGCCACGATCCTCGGCGGCATGATCACGCTGATCGGCACGCCGCCCAACATCGTCATCGCCCAGTACCGGCAGGACGCGCTCGGCGCGCCCTTTTCCATGTTCGATTTCGCGCCCGTGGGCCTGGTCGTCGCCAGCGTCGGCATCGTCTTCGTGGCGCTGATCGGCTGGCGGCTGATCCCCGGGCGCGAGGGCGGTCCGTCGCTGGAAGACGATGCCGGGCTCTATCTGGCCGAGGCGCGGGTCCGCGACGGCTCCAGGGCGATCGGTCAGATGGTCCGCGATCTCTACCCCGAGGCGGCCGACAAGGACGTGCAGATCATCGGGCTGGTGCGCAACCACAAGCGCCTGCCGGGCTTTTCGCGCACCGAGGAGATCCGCAAGGGCGACTTTCTGGTGCTGGAGGGCGATCCGAAATCGATCGAGGCCTTCATGGGCGCCGCCGAACTCGATTTCTCCGGCTCCGAAAAGCACCAGGGCGGCCTGCGCGGCGCCAACCTGACGCTGATCGAGGCGATCGTGCCCGACACGGCGCGCATCGTGAACCGCTCGGCGATGGATGTGCGCCTGCTCTACCGGCACGGGGTGACGCTGCTGGGCGTTTCGCGCGGCGGCAGGCGGTTCAGGGACCGGGTGCGCAAGCTGGCGATCAGGCCCGGCGACGTGCTGCTGCTGCTCGGCCCCGACGACCGGATGGAGCAGGTGGCGCAATGGCTCGGCGTCTATCCGCTGGCCGACCGCAAGACCGCCGTGATCCAGCGCCGCAAGGCGGCCGCGGCCATCGCCGCGTTCGGCATCGCCATCGCGCTGGCGGTGCTCGGCGTCACCTCGCTCGCGGTCGCGCTGGGGGCGTGCGTCGTCGCCTATGTGGCGCTGGGGCTTCTGGGCGGCGAGGAGTTCTACGCCACCATCGAATGGAAGGTGATCGTGCTGCTGGCCTCGCTGATCCCGCTGTCGGCGACGCTCGAGGCCTCTGGCGGTACCGAACTGATCGCGAACGCCATCGTCGACGGCACCGATGGCTGGCCGGCCTGGGCGATCCTGCTGGTGCTGATGGTCGTCACCATGACGATGAGCGACTTCCTCAACAACGTCGCCACCGCGCTGATCGCCGCGCCGATCGGCGTGTCGGTGGCGCAGTCGCTGGGCGCCAGCCCCGACCCGTTCCTGATGGGCGTCGCCGTGGCCGCCTCCTGCGCGTTCCTGACGCCGATCGGCCACAAGAACAACACTATCATCATGGGGCCGGGCGGCTACCAGTTCGGCGACTATTGGCGCATGGGCCTGGCGCTCGAGGTCATCGTCATCGCCGTGTCCGTGCCGATGATCCTGTGGGTGTGGCCCCTGTGA